The sequence CTTATGAACGATAAATCTCCTCGGTATTATCATAATAAGCACTATAAGTAGTATTTACTCTCTCCAttcataaaaatgaataaaaagaatATTTCCTTCAAAACGTGATATGTCTGTTTGCCTTTTCACCATTAAAGTGTGAATAATtttttgagaagtgatttaaatttttttcattttgcaatagataaaattattttatttaaataatagaaaattgcacgtgcgagacacgtgtgATTAAATTAGTCATATAAAATATGCCGATCACAATTATACACATCAGGCTCAAATAGAAATTATTTGGGATCTTTCAGCTTACATGGTAGAAAATGTTTCATTTAGATAAACTCACTTAGAGgtgttttcaaaatttaaatcgAAAGTGTTTAATTAAAACGCTTTATTAGGAGTTGACGTGTTTAATTGAAATGAGACTTAATTCAAGTATCTAAAGGAAACACCATGATAAGTTTTAAAGGCTATCTATAtattaaatcttttttaaattattacatCATTGCAATGTGTGCTATAAATCTCGTGAACGACAAATCTTTTAAATCTCgtgaactaatttttttttaggaattATCATAATATGCATTACAAGTAGTATTTACTCCATCCATTcataaaaatgaatgaaaagaGAGTTCGCCTTTTTACTTTTTACACACtcatattttaaatagttaaatcataAAAACTAAATCTTTCCATACTCTAGTTGGACGGTTGTtgcatattatttcataatgtatcgTGATAGCattataacatatatatttttttgttaggTACATTATTTGAATAGATTGCACCATTTTTCATCCTTACATAATGTAACACATCATCACTTTGAAGTATGAACATACAAGAAAAATAGGATACAAGGAAGAACTACTATAAAAGACaagataaattataaaatatgattatCAAACGATAagtaaagacaaaataaaaaataaaaaataagataacttGGCAATCACACCAAAATAATAGTTACACAAAACAATTCTTTTCATTATAACCTACAATAAATTTTACGacacaacataataaaatttaaataacaattaaatattttatttaaactatcAACTCAATACAATAGATAACAACTATCAGGACAAGCTGTAAATCTGTCAATCAATCAATGCAAGTCAATGTTAATTATTTTCTCAATCAATTAGAGAGTTAATTCAATTTGATATTGAAAAAACCTTTAACCTAAACTTGGGCTATAGAAAAAATTTTGGGCTCATCCACAAACAAAATATGGCAAGTACAATCTATTACTACTTTGAGCACAAATGGCAGGACACATTTGAAACCTAACTTCAACATGCAAGACTTCAAACATAAGCGAAAAATTTGAAAATCGAAGCCTTTTGCTAATAGAAACAAAAAAATGTTAATAAGTACTCCCTCGGTTTCATTTATTTGGcctttctattaaaaaaatatatattttaatttacgTATTCGTTTCATACATTAAGTTCCAAACCTCGTTTAGTGAAAATATACTGAATactatgttgttattgttgttttctaAATCAAGAGAGTTTTATTACTTTGTTTTGATTGAAAATAAGTTATTCCTATATTAATTATCTCGAAATTAGTTATTTCAAGATAAATTATCCcaccatatatataaaataatttatcccATTACTATCGTATAAGtgacatgataaataatttcgaGATTAATTAATACCTTCAACCAAACGCAAGACAAAATAATCCTGCattttatttcaagattattatacATTACACTTCACGTCAAATGACCCCATAGCATTCATAAAGTAATAGCCAAATTTAGAATTTCAAACTTTCGTTAATAAGATTAGTTGAATAAAATACACTTTCAATTAAAGTGTTTTTAAGGAGTGTGCTAAGTAAAGAAgagtcaaataaaataaaaaaaatggaatatAACTACATAAAGTGTAATAGCcaaatttagagtttcaaaatCCTGTTAATAAGATTAGTTTAATAAAGTATATTTTCAATTAAAGTATTTTTAAGGAGTGTGCCAAGTAAAAAAGAgtcaaataaaataagataaatggAATATTAATTTATCActttatatgtttgaaaataatttatatttcattttacttGAATCCAAAGATGGACCTAGATTTAAATTTGGGGTGAAGGTACCCGTTAAATTCGACATAAAATATTCATATTGTAtaagaaacatataaaaattgatataagatgaataaaatcacCCTTAAAGATCAAAAAATTAATTAGGTGCTTTGTCTTCAGGTGGAATCCCATATGTTCGAACCTCCCAAATATTCACGAGCCTTAAATTTTGAATTCGTCGATGCCTGACTCCCATAATAAACTAGACtagatattttaattaattaattaatttttctcacaaattaaaagcactttttttatattatataaaatagtaatagtaaaCTTTAAAGATTGATAAAAATTTGTAAGTAAAATACATTTTTGATGAACTTTTTTAAAGATGTGTCAAAttaataaaagtcaaataaaatgaATCGGAGggaaaattataaaaagtaaGGAAACATTACTAGATAATACTCATCCCTGACGTTAAAATACATTTTCACTACCCTCCTCTTTGTTTTTTTTCAAGCTTTTGTATGTGTTGTTCTTCCTCGACGTTAGAGAGAGAAAGTGAAGAAAAGGCGAAAAATATTATAGAGAGAATAACAACTATTTCTTTTTTGATCTAAACCTTTCATCTCCTTTTTCTCTTCAACCACTGCTTAGATCTGCTcaatttttctcacaaaaatctgagCGCAAAAAATTATTCTAAGGTGAGTTTTCTAGATAAATGAGATGagtaaattttttactttttgtcgtttttttttttaaattttaattttgaactgttttggagtttttttttttttttactgttttattttttgtttgcaGAGGCTATGAAGCGATTAAGGGATGATGTATATGCTAGTTCTCAATTTAAGCGGCCATTTGGTTCATCTCGTGGAGAATCGtaagtttttttgttttgtgttgaaTTTATAGGTTTAAATCAGGCTGTtttgatgtaaaaaaaattatttgttatgtAAATTTTTAGGTTCTGAATTTGCTGTTTTTTTGGGGCTAGTTTTGAGTAAATTAGACATTTTTAGTTCTTATGTTGTTTAGAAGAGAGCTAAAGTTTTTGTGATCAGAAGTTGTTAGATGCTGCCTCCACTATAACTAAAGAATTTGTTAGGTTAcatccttgtttttttttttcgaacCATTAGAGAATTTTCGGagatttgaataaagtttagatttttatgcatgctGGTTTTAATTTGGTGGATTCAGTTTGCTATcttttgttaaaattaattaagggGACTCGGGTTGATTCCCAGTAATGGAACTATGGGTTGCTAAGGGAGGGACTGGTTAGTAAAAAGGGGGTCAGGTTCAATATCTAGGGAGCAAAGTGGAATTTTTTTTGGGGGgccagggggggggggggggatttacCATATCACATTTGTTTTCCTGTTTTTCTTTAAAACTGCTTCTTTAGTCAATCGCTTGAGCAAAGGAAACTAGGAATAAAACCAGTAgttatttggttttgttttgttgaGTTGTTACACCATCTTGAGCGAAGAATTTAAAACTCTGACTTGTGGGTGTAAGTTATCCAAGACGTTAAGAGTGGATGAGAACTATACTTGATCCTATTAAAAGTATGGTGGGAGGAAAATCATCAATTATGTGGTTTACAGAAATAAATTTGGCGGCTATTTTTGATTTGATTCTTTTTCTCCTAATGAAGGTGCGGCCAATCACAACTTCCTGGAAGTGGTGCTGGTGGTGGAGGCAGTGGTGGTGGCGGCACTGGTGGAGGGGGTGCTGGTGCTAGTGCCAGTGCTAGTACCCAAAAGTTGACAACTAATGATGCATTGTCTTATTTGAAGGAAGTTAAGGACATGTTTCAAGACCAAAGGGAGAAATATGACATGTTCCTTGATGTTATGAAAGACTTTAAGGCTCAAAGGTTTGCTGTCTTCCCTTCagtgtttcctttttcttttttcctgataaaaaaaaagaagtaatctCCAAATCTGATGATTCATGGGGGGCTTTTGcacaattattttgatttttcctcACAGAATTGACACCGTGGGTGTTATAGCAAGAGTAAAAGACTTGTTTAAAGGGCATCCAAATTTGATCCTTGGCTTCAATACTTTCTTACCAAAGGGCTATGAAATAACCCTCACTGACGAAGAACAGGCTCCTCCAAAGAAAACAGTTGAGTTTGAAGAAGCAATCAGCTTTGTGAACAAAATTAAGGTAATATTGTTGGTGCTTTTAATTGTAGTGATAATAATGTCCGTTCATTCGTTAGGAAATTTGCTAATGATATGTCAGGGTTCTGATTATTGCAGAAACGTTTCCAAAATGATGATCATGTTTACAAGTCTTTCCTAGACATTTTGAATATGTATAGGAAGGAACACAAGGGCATTACTGAGGTGTACCAGGAGGTACAACACTTCATATTTGGTGCATAAATATGTTAGgaaattcttatatttttaacGAATTCAGTACTCTATACATGAGTAGGTTGCATCTCTTTTTGAGGACCACCCAGATTTGCTCGATGAGTTCACAAGATTCTTGCCAGATAATTCAGGTACTGCATCAGCAACACAAACGTCGTTTGGCTGCCCTTCTTTCCATCGTTATgatgagaagggctctgctattCCATTACTTCGGCAATCGCACGTGGACAAGGTATTCTATAATTTATCTTGTTATCTAATGCTAGTTTCTTAGTATGAGGCTGTTCCACTACTATATTGATGAGTCTGAGTCTGCCAATTCTTTGCTCTAGCAACGTTTCCGTCGGGATAGTATTATCAGTCCTCATGCAGAACGTGATCGTAGTGTTGAGCGCCCTGAGATGGACGATGATAAAACAATGATGAAGTTGCATAAAGAGCAAAAGAGGCGTGCTGAAAAAGAGAATAGGGAGCGCAGAAGTCGCGATCAGGATTACAAAGAACCTGATAATGAGAACAATGGAGATTTAAGCATGCACCGCATTACTGATAAAAGGAAATCTGCTCGGAGGGTTGAAGAGTTTGGAGGCACTAACGATGATAAAGATGGAGTGAAAAGTGAGTGCATGGTTAGCATTATGATTGTTAGTATGTAAGGAGGCTAATGGTCTTGTATATGATTTGTTCTGTTAACAGTTTCTCCCTTCCTTTCTTTAGGTTTATGACCCTCAGTACAGTCTCTTCTGCTGTATGATTTTCATTTATCTTAGGTTTCTATTTGAGTTTTGAAGTTCAGATTGATGTTAGTTCATCATTAATCAAAAAAATTCCATCTTATGCTGAAAATTCAGAAGGACGatccttttaaaaaaattccTGTCTTTTGCTATATTTTGGCCTTTGATAGCAGTAATTTATACTGGTGTTCCCGTCATGCGAGTTTCactttgttgtttcatttttgaGTTCTTAATATACGATTTTGTATCCTGCAAAGTCACTAGATTTGATGATTGGTCTTGAATTATGATTTGCTTTCATCGTGCCAGGTATGTATAGCCAAGAGTTCACTTTCTGTGAAAGAGTAAAGGAGAGACTACAAAGTCCAAGTGATTACCAGGCATTCTTAAAGTGTCTCCATATCTTTAGTACAGAAATAATTACAAGAAAGGAGTTACAAAGTTTGGTATGTCTATCTTGTACTTTTTACTCCTTTATTATGGtgatctttctttattttattaacaGATAGAAGACATTCaagattttaatatattattatactaTGGACATTGACTAGGCACTAGCCATGTTAGTAATACAAATTGGTTCAGAGTTATCCAGCCAGGGGTTTGATCACTTTTTCTCTCCTTGAGGTGGAAAACTAGCTTAATCATTGTGTTTCCAGAAGATTGAATGATTCTACAATGTTTGGAATCATTATACTAGATGTTTTGCTTGTTTCTTGTCATTTAAGCATCACAATTTGTAATAAACGGTTATTTCAGGTTGCTGATTTACTCGGAAAATATCCTGATCTTATGGATGGTTTCAATGAATTTTTGCAGCGCTGCGAACGAATCGGTAATTCTGGTATTTTAAGTTTTGTGTAATTGTAATGTTACATCTGGGGGGTTCCTATCTGAATGTACCTACTTTGCAGATGGATATCTCGCAGGTGTTATGAGCAAAAGTAAGTAGCACAGCACCGGACACTTAACCatcgaaaagaaaaagaaaacagaattagaagagagagagagagagagaaaggaaaatCACTTCTTTGTCTTGTTGGGTGTCTGTTGTTTTACCACTATAGTCTGATGAAGTGTTCTGTTAATAACAGAGTCTTTGTGGAATGAAGGGCACACATCAAAGTCGCTGAAGGAGGAGGAGAAAGACAGAGAACAGAAGCGTGAAATCGAGGAAAAGGACCGGtgcaaggagaaatactggggaAAGTCCATTCAAGAGCTTGACCTTTCAAACTGTCAGAGCTGCACTCCCAGTTATCGACTTCTTCCTGAAGATGTAAGAAATCATTCTATCTGTTTTCCTGATAGGATCTTATGTGGAGGATTCTTTATTCATTCTGAACCATatattgatttgaatttgttAAATCTGTTTTTGGCAGTATCCGATACCTACAGCGAGCCAAAGATCAGAGCTCGGTGCTCAAGTGTTGAATGATCACTGGGTATCTGTGACCTCAGGAAGTGAGGACTACTCATTCAAGCACATGCGTAGAAACCAGTATGAAGAAAGCCTATTTCGATGTGAAGATGATAGGTAGGTTTCTTAACAAATGTTCACCGGTTAACCGAACCCATTGCAACccaaagaaaatgagaagaaaaaaataaaaaaacttgggATGATGAGTATTTGAAAACAAAATAGATCCAAAGGCAAGAGTCAGTTAAGGAGAGTGCAGGGAATCTGGCCTCTCAATCACTTCTATGAGCTCATCTCTCCTTTGTGAGCTGCAATTATCATGACTAATACGAATTACCAAATGTATTTGGTTCTTGAAATAGTTTATTGACTCGTAAAACCTTCTGTGTTATATTCTCTTAACGCTTGCTTTAGTGGTTTTCTTCTGTATTTCATAATGATGGTTGGTTGCACTCTGTTAACATCAGGTTTGAGCTAGACATGTTATTGGAGTCTGTGAGTTCAGCCACTAAGCGCGCAGAAGAGTTGTTGAATGCCCTTAATGATAATTCAGTTGGTGTGGATGGCCCAATCCGCATTGAAGACCACTTCACAGGTTTGGCATTTCTGATTACATCAAGATGCTTCTCTTTCTTGTTCAGTTCATCAACATAAAAGATACAAAGATTTGTAGCTTGCTGATGCATGAAGTTCTACTCTATGTAGCATTGAATTTAAGGTGCATTGAACGTATCTATGGTGACCATGGTCTGGATGTGATGGACATTTTACGGAAAAACCCGCCTCTTGCGCTGCCGATTGTATTAACCCGCTTGAAGCAGAAACAGGAGGAGTGGACGAAGTGTCGCTCAGACTTCAACAAAGTTTGGGCTGAAATTTATTCTAAGAACCATTACAAGTCGCTTGACCACCGAAGTTTCTACTTCAAGCAACAAGATTCAAAGAACCTTAGCACAAAATGTGAGTTCCTGTGTTTAGTTTGTATTTGATAGTCATGGTTTTCGTTGTGGATTTTCTCACAGTTATTTTGATTCTTGACCTGCATTTTTCATGGTCGTATGGAGGTAACAAATGATATTTCTGTCAGGCTCATATTAGTGCACCATGATGTTTGTGTGCCTTCCATTATTCATTTGTTCTTCCATTCTTTTCAATTCTTACACCTTCAGGTCAAGCCGTTAATTCCTTCTTTCTTTTAACTGTTAAATTATGgtgtttcttttctatttttgggatagATTCAGCCTGAACATACTACTGTCGTCTATGCAGAGGATCTGCCGCTTTAGTTTTTTATTGTAACTTGTAAAACCTGTTTTATTTGTCAGTTCTTTCTGTTAAATGTCCTCGAACAACGAGTTGGTGACTTACTGAAACTGCAATCATCCTCTTCTTCTAATTTCTGTAACGACTTTACTTGATATCATCATTAGCAGCATTGTTGATTTGATGGAAAGCTGGTACTTTATCAGAAACCAGCATTTAGTTATTAATCTTTTTCGATTACTATCTAGCTTTGTTCACATATTAATTGGATATTCACTCCCTTGATACATGCTAGCCTTTCCAGCTGCAGTTTCGCATATGTTCTTTTCTGCTCTTCTTCTCCATACAGACACTATTAGCATTCTGGTGTACTCGCTACAGGCGACACTGATGTTCTTACCGTTATTTCGGAAATATAGACTGCTTGTTCTAGTGAGCTTGTCACACTTTTCATGTATGTTTTTACTGTTCCCAGGTCCCAGTTATTCTAGTTTgctatatgtttttattttttgctacTGCTACACAGGTCTGAGTATTTGATGGTGAGATAAGTAATGTGAAGCCTTAGTATCACATGACTATTTAGTGTATCAACgttgatattttattttcagttaaattcttCCTGTATTTGTTTCTTATAGTTTTTATGATTCTGATTGACAGCCTTAGTGGCAGAGATCAAAGAAATTAAGGATCAAAAGCAGAAAGAGTATGACATGATTCTTGCTATTGCTGCTGGTAGTAGGCATCCAATAAGTCCTcatcttgattttgaattttctgATCCTGAAGTTCATGAAGACTTGTACAAACTTATCAAGTATTCTTGCCAAGAGGTTTGTTCCACAGAGGAGCAGTTAAATAAAGTACTGAAGTTATGGACCACCTTTTTTGAGCCAATCTTTGGTGTTACTAATCGTCTTCATGGCTCTGAGGCTACTGACGATGATGTCTTGTCGAAGCATCATGGTTTGAAGAGCAATGGAACTA comes from Capsicum annuum cultivar UCD-10X-F1 chromosome 2, UCD10Xv1.1, whole genome shotgun sequence and encodes:
- the LOC107858800 gene encoding paired amphipathic helix protein Sin3-like 2 isoform X8; its protein translation is MKRLRDDVYASSQFKRPFGSSRGESCGQSQLPGSGAGGGGSGGGGTGGGGAGASASASTQKLTTNDALSYLKEVKDMFQDQREKYDMFLDVMKDFKAQRIDTVGVIARVKDLFKGHPNLILGFNTFLPKGYEITLTDEEQAPPKKTVEFEEAISFVNKIKKRFQNDDHVYKSFLDILNMYRKEHKGITEVYQEVASLFEDHPDLLDEFTRFLPDNSGTASATQTSFGCPSFHRYDEKGSAIPLLRQSHVDKQRFRRDSIISPHAERDRSVERPEMDDDKTMMKLHKEQKRRAEKENRERRSRDQDYKEPDNENNGDLSMHRITDKRKSARRVEEFGGTNDDKDGVKSMYSQEFTFCERVKERLQSPSDYQAFLKCLHIFSTEIITRKELQSLVADLLGKYPDLMDGFNEFLQRCERIGHTSKSLKEEEKDREQKREIEEKDRCKEKYWGKSIQELDLSNCQSCTPSYRLLPEDYPIPTASQRSELGAQVLNDHWVSVTSGSEDYSFKHMRRNQYEESLFRCEDDRFELDMLLESVSSATKRAEELLNALNDNSVGVDGPIRIEDHFTALNLRCIERIYGDHGLDVMDILRKNPPLALPIVLTRLKQKQEEWTKCRSDFNKVWAEIYSKNHYKSLDHRSFYFKQQDSKNLSTKSLVAEIKEIKDQKQKEYDMILAIAAGSRHPISPHLDFEFSDPEVHEDLYKLIKYSCQEVCSTEEQLNKVLKLWTTFFEPIFGVTNRLHGSEATDDDVLSKHHGLKSNGTSIGESDGSPSMDANTTKSKQSKVVCNGDVKCSPQRVNSSRASFTNTDAHPKEDGLVADGEHLISSDAAASLGADNVCAKLESTSGRSTRPGNGTTEDDQGVKSNIDKLPISEGDTSRLLPLVNGGFAEGSRINGYNSDSVDPSKNEKEEGELSPNGDFEEDNFVGCQDAAGDNDADADDEDSENVSEAGEDVSGSESAADECSREEHEEEDDGEHDELDGKVESEGEAEGTGEANFVGGDGTAFQTSARFLLTSKPLAKHVASPQCGGVKNDLHVFYGNDDFYVLFRLHQILYERLLSAKLNAASSESKWRTGKDTSCDPYARFMSALYSLLDGSADNAKFEDDCRSIIGNQSYVLFTLDKLIYKLVKQLQTVSIDELDNKLLQLYEYERFRKPEKYVDSVYYENAHVLLHEENIYRFDCTPSPTRLSIQLMDDGSEKSEVVPVHVDPNFAGYLHNDYLSVEHGKKESSAVVLKRNKRKHSDHDVSSALCMVMENVILVNGLECKMASNSSKISYVLDTEDFFYRLGRKRRNISASRSSCHGQARVERFNRVLTFSL
- the LOC107858800 gene encoding paired amphipathic helix protein Sin3-like 2 isoform X4 — encoded protein: MKRLRDDVYASSQFKRPFGSSRGESCGQSQLPGSGAGGGGSGGGGTGGGGAGASASASTQKLTTNDALSYLKEVKDMFQDQREKYDMFLDVMKDFKAQRIDTVGVIARVKDLFKGHPNLILGFNTFLPKGYEITLTDEEQAPPKKTVEFEEAISFVNKIKKRFQNDDHVYKSFLDILNMYRKEHKGITEVYQEVASLFEDHPDLLDEFTRFLPDNSGTASATQTSFGCPSFHRYDEKGSAIPLLRQSHVDKQRFRRDSIISPHAERDRSVERPEMDDDKTMMKLHKEQKRRAEKENRERRSRDQDYKEPDNENNGDLSMHRITDKRKSARRVEEFGGTNDDKDGVKSMYSQEFTFCERVKERLQSPSDYQAFLKCLHIFSTEIITRKELQSLVADLLGKYPDLMDGFNEFLQRCERIDGYLAGVMSKRHTSKSLKEEEKDREQKREIEEKDRCKEKYWGKSIQELDLSNCQSCTPSYRLLPEDYPIPTASQRSELGAQVLNDHWVSVTSGSEDYSFKHMRRNQYEESLFRCEDDRFELDMLLESVSSATKRAEELLNALNDNSVGVDGPIRIEDHFTALNLRCIERIYGDHGLDVMDILRKNPPLALPIVLTRLKQKQEEWTKCRSDFNKVWAEIYSKNHYKSLDHRSFYFKQQDSKNLSTKSLVAEIKEIKDQKQKEYDMILAIAAGSRHPISPHLDFEFSDPEVHEDLYKLIKYSCQEVCSTEEQLNKVLKLWTTFFEPIFGVTNRLHGSEATDDDVLSKHHGLKSNGTSIGESDGSPSMDANTTKSKQSKVVCNGDVKCSPQRVNSSRASFTNTDAHPKEDGLVADGEHLISSDAAASLGADNVCAKLESTSGRSTRPGNGTTEDDQGVKSNIDKLPISEGDTSRLLPLVNGGFAEGSRINGYNSDSVDPSKNEKEEGELSPNGDFEEDNFVGCQDAAGDNDADADDEDSENVSEAGEDVSGSESAADECSREEHEEEDDGEHDELDGKVESEGEAEGTGEANFVGGDGTAFQTSARFLLTSKPLAKHVASPQCGGVKNDLHVFYGNDDFYVLFRLHQILYERLLSAKLNAASSESKWRTGKDTSCDPYARFMSALYSLLDGSADNAKFEDDCRSIIGNQSYVLFTLDKLIYKLVKQLQTVSIDELDNKLLQLYEYERFRKPEKYVDSVYYENAHVLLHEENIYRFDCTPSPTRLSIQLMDDGSEKSEVVPVHVDPNFAGYLHNDYLSVEHGKKESSAVVLKRNKRKHSDHDVSSALCMVMENVILVNGLECKMASNSSKISYVLDTEDFFYRLGRKRRNISASRSSCHGQARVERFNRVLTFSL
- the LOC107858800 gene encoding paired amphipathic helix protein Sin3-like 2 isoform X7; amino-acid sequence: MKRLRDDVYASSQFKRPFGSSRGESCGQSQLPGSGAGGGGSGGGGTGGGGAGASASASTQKLTTNDALSYLKEVKDMFQDQREKYDMFLDVMKDFKAQRIDTVGVIARVKDLFKGHPNLILGFNTFLPKGYEITLTDEEQAPPKKTVEFEEAISFVNKIKKRFQNDDHVYKSFLDILNMYRKEHKGITEVYQEVASLFEDHPDLLDEFTRFLPDNSGTASATQTSFGCPSFHRYDEKGSAIPLLRQSHVDKQRFRRDSIISPHAERDRSVERPEMDDDKTMMKLHKEQKRRAEKENRERRSRDQDYKEPDNENNGDLSMHRITDKRKSARRVEEFGGTNDDKDGVKSMYSQEFTFCERVKERLQSPSDYQAFLKCLHIFSTEIITRKELQSLVADLLGKYPDLMDGFNEFLQRCERIGHTSKSLKEEEKDREQKREIEEKDRCKEKYWGKSIQELDLSNCQSCTPSYRLLPEDYPIPTASQRSELGAQVLNDHWVSVTSGSEDYSFKHMRRNQYEESLFRCEDDRFELDMLLESVSSATKRAEELLNALNDNSVGVDGPIRIEDHFTALNLRCIERIYGDHGLDVMDILRKNPPLALPIVLTRLKQKQEEWTKCRSDFNKVWAEIYSKNHYKSLDHRSFYFKQQDSKNLSTKSLVAEIKEIKDQKQKEYDMILAIAAGSRHPISPHLDFEFSDPEVHEDLYKLIKYSCQEVCSTEEQLNKVLKLWTTFFEPIFGVTNRLHGSEATDDDVLSKHHGLKSNGTSIGESDGSPSMDANTTKSKQSKVVCNGDVKCSPQRVNSSRASFTNTDAHPKEDGLVADGEHLISSDAAASLGADNVCAKLESTSGRSTRPGNGTTEDDQGVKSNIDKLPISEGDTSRLLPLVNGGFAEGSRINGYNSDSVDPSKNEKEEGELSPNGDFEEDNFVGCQDAAGDNDADADDEDSENVSEAGEDVSGSESAADECSREEHEEEDDGEHDELDGKVESEGEAEGTGEANFVGGDGTAFQTSARFLLTSKPLAKHVASPQCGGVKNDLHVFYGNDDFYVLFRLHQILYERLLSAKLNAASSESKWRTGKDTSCDPYARFMSALYSLLDGSADNAKFEDDCRSIIGNQSYVLFTLDKLIYKLVKQLQTVSIDELDNKLLQLYEYERFRKPEKYVDSVYYENAHVLLHEENIYRFDCTPSPTRLSIQLMDDGSEKSEVVPVHVDPNFAGYLHNDYLSVEHGKKESSAVVLKRSVSRNKRKHSDHDVSSALCMVMENVILVNGLECKMASNSSKISYVLDTEDFFYRLGRKRRNISASRSSCHGQARVERFNRVLTFSL
- the LOC107858800 gene encoding paired amphipathic helix protein Sin3-like 2 isoform X6, with translation MKRLRDDVYASSQFKRPFGSSRGESCGQSQLPGSGAGGGGSGGGGTGGGGAGASASASTQKLTTNDALSYLKEVKDMFQDQREKYDMFLDVMKDFKAQRIDTVGVIARVKDLFKGHPNLILGFNTFLPKGYEITLTDEEQAPPKKTVEFEEAISFVNKIKKRFQNDDHVYKSFLDILNMYRKEHKGITEVYQEVASLFEDHPDLLDEFTRFLPDNSGTASATQTSFGCPSFHRYDEKGSAIPLLRQSHVDKQRFRRDSIISPHAERDRSVERPEMDDDKTMMKLHKEQKRRAEKENRERRSRDQDYKEPDNENNGDLSMHRITDKRKSARRVEEFGGTNDDKDGVKSMYSQEFTFCERVKERLQSPSDYQAFLKCLHIFSTEIITRKELQSLVADLLGKYPDLMDGFNEFLQRCERIESLWNEGHTSKSLKEEEKDREQKREIEEKDRCKEKYWGKSIQELDLSNCQSCTPSYRLLPEDYPIPTASQRSELGAQVLNDHWVSVTSGSEDYSFKHMRRNQYEESLFRCEDDRFELDMLLESVSSATKRAEELLNALNDNSVGVDGPIRIEDHFTALNLRCIERIYGDHGLDVMDILRKNPPLALPIVLTRLKQKQEEWTKCRSDFNKVWAEIYSKNHYKSLDHRSFYFKQQDSKNLSTKSLVAEIKEIKDQKQKEYDMILAIAAGSRHPISPHLDFEFSDPEVHEDLYKLIKYSCQEVCSTEEQLNKVLKLWTTFFEPIFGVTNRLHGSEATDDDVLSKHHGLKSNGTSIGESDGSPSMDANTTKSKQSKVVCNGDVKCSPQRVNSSRASFTNTDAHPKEDGLVADGEHLISSDAAASLGADNVCAKLESTSGRSTRPGNGTTEDDQGVKSNIDKLPISEGDTSRLLPLVNGGFAEGSRINGYNSDSVDPSKNEKEEGELSPNGDFEEDNFVGCQDAAGDNDADADDEDSENVSEAGEDVSGSESAADECSREEHEEEDDGEHDELDGKVESEGEAEGTGEANFVGGDGTAFQTSARFLLTSKPLAKHVASPQCGGVKNDLHVFYGNDDFYVLFRLHQILYERLLSAKLNAASSESKWRTGKDTSCDPYARFMSALYSLLDGSADNAKFEDDCRSIIGNQSYVLFTLDKLIYKLVKQLQTVSIDELDNKLLQLYEYERFRKPEKYVDSVYYENAHVLLHEENIYRFDCTPSPTRLSIQLMDDGSEKSEVVPVHVDPNFAGYLHNDYLSVEHGKKESSAVVLKRNKRKHSDHDVSSALCMVMENVILVNGLECKMASNSSKISYVLDTEDFFYRLGRKRRNISASRSSCHGQARVERFNRVLTFSL